Proteins encoded by one window of Castor canadensis chromosome 2, mCasCan1.hap1v2, whole genome shotgun sequence:
- the Snx10 gene encoding sorting nexin-10: MFPEQQKEEFVSVWVRDPRIQKEDFWHSYIDYEICVHTNSMCFTMKTSCVRRRYREFVWLRQRLQSNALLVQLPELPSKNLFFNMNNRQHVDQRRQGLEDFLRKVLQNALLLSDSSLHLFLQSHLNSEDIEACVSGQTKYSVEEAIHKFALMNRRFPEEDEEGKKEHDADYDSESSSSGLGHSSDDNSSHGCKISTAPQES, encoded by the exons ATGTTTCCAGAACAACAGAAAGAG GAATTCGTAAGCGTCTGGGTCCGAGATCCCAGGATTCAGAAGGAGGACTTCTGGCACTCTTACATTGACTACGAGATATGCGTTCAC ACTAATAGCATGTGTTTTACAATGAAAACATCCTGTGTGCGAAGAAGATACAGAGAATTTGTGTGGCTGAGGCAAAGACTCCAAAGTAATGCATTGCTGGT ACAACTGCCAGAACTTCCATCTAAAAACCTGTTTTTCAACATGAACAATCGCCAGCATGTTGATCAGCGCCGTCAGGGTTTGGAAGATTTCCTCAGAAA AGTCCTGCAGAACGCACTTTTGCTCTCAGACAGCAGCCTTCACCTCTTCCTGCAAAGCCACCTGAACTCCGAGGACATCGAGGCTTGTGTTTCTGGGCAGACCAAGTACTCAGTGGAAGAAGCAATCCACAAGTTTGCGTTGATGAACCGACGCTTCCCTGAAGAAGacgaagaaggaaaaaaagaacatgacgCAGATTATGATTCGGAAAG TTCATCCTCTGGGCTGGGACACAGTAGCGACGATAACAGTTCGCATGGATGTAAAATAAGTACAGCTCCACAAGAATCCTGA